CGCGTTCGATTCGGCAAGGTCGTTTCAATTTCAGACAGCAGGGCCCCCTTCACGAGACACCGAGCCGCAGCCTTGGCTGCCGCTGCAGCGCATGCGCCGGTAGTGAACCCGGTGCGCAGCCCCTTCCGATCTTTTGGCGGTCCCCTCTTCTCCATCAGTCATATCCCGGCACATTCCACCCAACAGCCGAACTGTTCATGAACTTTCGCCGCGCGTTCAGGGCAATATTGCTCCGTCTTCGCCCGGTTCGTGCCCCGAAACGTCACGCGGCAGAGCAACGACCCATCCGGCCCTGCCAACTCAAGCACCGCATTGGCCTCATCGTGCCGCCGGTAGCGAAGCGTGCTCCGCTCCTCGATCTTGAGATGCACATGGGTCTGTCCCTCTTCGCCCAACGTAACCCACTCGGCCCCCTGCCGCAGGGTCACGAGCCCATGAACCTCGGCAATCGCGCCGGATGAGCGGACGATGACGCTCGTCTCCCCACATGCCAGCGCGGCTTCTAGCGCGGCAAGAATCTGCACCCGTCCGGTCATACGGATTTCTTCGGCATATTGAAGAACGACTCCACCTGCTCCTTGCCCACGGCCACTCCGGCGGCCATCGCATCATCAGACAACACCTGGTTCACGGCTCCATCACCCGCGATGAAGACCTGAGCAATATCGCCGCGCACCAACACCTCACGGAGAATGGCTCTGGCCTGAGGAATCCGGTCGTGATGGCCGACCGCGGGGATCGCTGCAATCCTCACCTCACCACAGGCAGCAGGAACCTGCTGCTGCACGAACTCATCCGGAAGAAAATACTCTGCCGAAGCTCGCAGCCAGATAAGCAATGCCTGTGGCAGCAATGGAGCGAACCGGGTCGCTCGCAGAAACCCCAGCGCGGCGGTAATTCCTGTATCCGTCGCCAGGATCAGCGTCCTGCCAGAGGCCCCCTCCCGCGGAACGAACTTGCCCCAGGGTCCGCTGAACGAAATATCCGTTCCCGCTGTCAGCCCATGCACAAAAGCGGAACCCGGTCCATCAGGAATGCGCTTCACGGCGAGCTGAAAGTTCCGTTGCTCCGCATCGCCTGTCAGAAACGAATAGGCCCGCTTCACAGCCTTGCCGCTCGGCAAGACGATGCGGCTGTCAAGGATGAGATACTGTCCGCCGACGAACCCCACCGGTTCGGCCGCGCACAGATCGAGCAGCAGCGTATCGGGGCCCAGCCTGTCGGTTCCCACCACTCGAGCCGTCTTCGCCACCGCCATTGGATCTACTCCGCCGGGTAAATCTCATGGACAAAATCATGCATCTCATCAAGGTCCCGATAGAGATGCATGAGCCCCTCGATCTGATGCGTCAAATCGAGCTCCACCTTCTTGGTCAGCACAATCAGCGTGCGCAGGTACGGAAGCTTCGGATCATCCGGCCTGGTCGCGGCGACGCGCTGTTCCAGCGCGGAGACTGCGCTCTCGTAATACTGCTTGAGGGACGCCAGATCCTTGGCTCCACACATGGAACGGATCGGTCCCGGCTGATCGGCCCCGGTGCCCAGTTCGGCCAGTTCATGCTGCCGCTCGGCTTCGTTCTTCACTCCCAGCACTTCCATCAACCCCAACCGCAATCCTGCAATTTCGTGACAGGCCATCAGACATCCTCCGTTACTGCATGATGTTGTCAACCAGGCGGCTGACCAACCGGTCGCCCAGCAAATGTTCGTCGACTAATTCCTTGGCATCCGTCTCTTTCACAGCCCGATACCAGATGCCGTCAGGATAGACCGCGACCGTCGGCCCCTCCCCGCAGCGGCCCATGCAGGAGGTCTTCGTCACGCGGATATCCTGATCCCGCCCAGCGTCCTTCAACAGCCGCCGCAATGTGGCAATGAGCGGAATGCTCCCGCCGTCGGCACAATCGACATTCCCGCAGACCAACACATGTTTCGCCAGCGGACGATGGGCATGCACATGAGGCATGGCTTGCGCGTGGGTAAACCCGTGCCGCAAACTCCAGAGCAGCGCTTTGAGCCCGCCCACCTGCCCGGTCACCGCGGACACCGGCACTCGATACTGACACGTATCGCAGGGCAGCGGACGTTCTCCCGCTGTCGCTTCGGCCAGGCGCTCGTCCATCAAGCGGAGCAATCGGTCGTCAATTCCCAAATGGGGCGCCAGTTCGGTCTTGATCCAGGGATACCGGGCTTGAAACGAATCCACCTGTTCGCGAATTTTCGTGATCAGTCTTCCGCCGAAAAGAAAATACGGCGCCACGACGATCCGCTCTGGGCGCGCACGCGCAACCAGTTCCACCGTCTCCTCAAATAGCGGTCTCGTCACGCCAATAAAGCAGGGCACCACCCACCCAAGATCGCGCCCTTCGGCAAGGAGACGAACAACTTTACAAAAGTCCCCGTTCGCGTCTGGGTCGCTTGAACCACGGCCCACCACCACCACGGCGGTCTTCGCGGATTCACGGGCGCCTTCCAACGCCGCCCGCGCCCGCTCGAACGCCAGCTCCACGAGATTGGGATGGATGCCCAAGGCATGGGCCACGATAAACTGGACGGAAGGATGCTCTTGCCGAGCCTGCGAGAGCGCGAGAGGGATATCGTTCTTCACATGCCCCGCGGCAAACAGAAACAACGGCAGGACGACAACGGAGTCGGCCCGTTGCGCCAACTCGCGAAGCGCGGCCGCCAACGACGGGCGGGCCAGCTCCACATAGCCGTGCGCGACGTGAAGATCAGGACGCCCTGCACGATAGGCCGTCACCAACGCCTCAAACTCGACGTTCGCGTTGGGATCGCGGCTGCCGTGTCCGACGATGAGCAATCCCGTGCTCATGAGGGTTGCTCCGAATGTTGGGATGTGAATGGCGTGTCAACGTTGGGAGCAGTCACACGCTGCTCCCACAAAAACGAGGGCATAAAAAAACCTCCGTCCCGCATGGGGAACAAGAGGTCGCATGCCAAAAAGGCAGGAGCGATCCTCCGTTACCGCGCGGAGAAACCGTACTATGTCAGCTCGGATAGGTCTCCTGGCTCATGGGTTCAGAAGGTCGAACCTTCACCGCTACCCCCAGCCTTCCCCAACACGTTTGTTGAGTGGCTAAAACGGGAGAGCTTCCCACTTACAGTGGCGGGACCGCGCCGGTTTTTCACCGGACTTCCCTGTTACGCCCTAGCGGGCATCCGAGAGATTGCTCAATTATCAGCCCAGATACCTAACGCGGGCTAGTCCACCCTGTCAAGGCTGAAATATCATGAGTGCACGCGATCTGAAGCAATTTTACGCGAACTGAGCGACCACAAAGCCCAATAACTTACCAAGACATGCACTGAGACCGGTGGTCCATTTAGTTGTCCACGCTCACTACGGCGAGAAATCACAAGAAGATTCAGGCCCTTGCATAGAACAACCACGTCCTGAAAAGGCTGGTGTCGACAGTTCGATTCAGTCCCTCGGCACCACTAAACTACCACCCCAGACATTAGTTTAGACGATTCGATGAAACGGCAAAATGGCCGGTTCCTCTTTCCGTCCCTCTTTACTTCCCTGGGCCTTGAAGAGACCGTTTTCAGAATGCTAAATTAACCTTGTCTTAAGCCCTTCCTTGGGTACTATATAAGCTATGTTCCACGTGCTTACTTTTCTTCATCAGTATATCTGTGCACTCTCTGCCAAAATCGCTTGCCACGGAAAGACTGCCAAGCTAGACAACCATAAACCAGGCACAAGTGGTTGACCTCTAGTGCTGAACGAGAGAAGTTGTTAAGTTGTGAATTAAGCACCTCCCTGGGGAATAGCATAGATGCTCAAGCAGATCCTGGATTCAGCTAAATTAGACTTACAAACCTCAGCCGAACTTCTTGGAGTTAGTCCCAAGATATTCCAGGAGTGGGTTGCAGGTAATCGCTCTATCCCTGACTCGATGGTGTCACGCCTATCGACAGTCTTGGGCGTATCACCTCTGACTCTGCGTAGTACTCGAAGCGAACAGAGACAGCAAGGTGATGTAGCTCCAGCTATCTGGTTTAAGTTCCGCGGAAATGGCCTTACTGACGTTGATCGCGAATACGTTCTTCTAATACGTCACCTCGGGTATTACTTCGATCAGCTTGAGCAAGCCACTGATAGCAGGGCAACTGGGTGGCAATTGATATTTGAGAATATCCGTCGCGAAACAGACCTTCAGGCTCCGCCCCGAGAACAAGGCCGACAGGCAGCGAGGATTTTCAGGCAACTCTCAGGCCTAGACAAGGGCAAAACAGGTATAGGGGAAGCTTTCAGGGGAAATCTTAGAAATAGAGGGGTTCTTATCATTGAGAGCCCGATGCCAGAGTCGAGCGTTGAAGGGTGCTGCTTTTACCTAGGAGCTACTTCTTTAGAGCGCCCATGCCTTTTCTCTAATTCATATAAGCGCACATGGTTTAGGGGCAACCACATACTACTGCACGAGCTTGCCCATGCTATTTTTGATGCATATACCGATGGTGCGTCTATTGATCTGTTCCCTCTTCAAAATCAAGAGGCCCAATCCAGCTTATCTGAAGAAAGGGCTCAGGCATTTGCGCAAGAAAGCTTGGCACCACGTGACGTGCTAATACACATGAGCTCGACGTTAGGCTTGAACTTGCATGCGCTTACGCCCAAGCAGCTGGCCACATTGATTGCAAAAACTCATACTGAGCAGAAAACGGTGATCTCGGCAGCACTTAGCAATGACTTGATTTCTCCTGAAGAGGCAGAGCAATACGCCAGATTTGACATAGCGTCTGACCTCTCGGAGTTATCAGTGAGAGCTTTGACAACAGAGCAGTTCCTAAAAAGACACGACAGCAAGAAGGACGAATGGAGAGATAGGCGGAATACAACGATTTACTCAAGAACTCTCAGGCTCCCTGCCAACTATATTAAGCGTGTAGTAGAGGCAACAGTTGCTGGCCAGATCAGTCCAAGTAAAGCAGCTGAGTTCTTGATGATAGATGAATCAACATTCTACTCTCGATTTGGGAGTCAAATGCCTGAATATGTTGAATAGTTCCAACCTGTCCTCCGATGAGTAATCCCGCACTACTATTCTGTGATTCGGATGCTCTCATTCAGCTGTTCCTAACAGACCAAAATAAGCTTCTGCGAAGTTTCAAAACTGAATATGGCATTCAGCCTGTAATAGTATTCGAGGTTGAGAATGAGCTCAGACAGCACAAGAAGTATCGGACGAAAGTCGAACCTCAATTCGACAAGGCACTAACCTCTCGGGTCCTCCAGGTTTTCGACTCCACCATTCTCCAGTCCAGTCTCCTCGATTCTAATTCGTTTCTTCCACCAGCAGCAGTTCAGGCGACCTGGGATACTATTCAGGCAAGTGGGCGCCAGTATGGAATACGCGTAGGAACGGGTGAAGCTTATACGCATGCTGCTGCTGTCACTTTGCAGATGCCGTCATTGAGTAATGACGGAATAGCGGTGAATACCCTTCACAATTTAGGAATGCAGACGCCAGCTCCGGTCGCCAGGATGTTTGATGTGGTGACACTCTTCTTCCAAATTGGAGTTCTTTCAGCAAGGGACTGCGATCAAATAAGGAAAATTCTGTTGCAGTATGGCGAAGGAGTTCCTAAAGAGTTTCAGAACGCAAACTATACTGACGGACTTCATTCGTTTGCATCTAGATTGCTCGACCGAACAAAAGTTGCAGTAGGAGCAGAGCCAAACGGCAGACGACCATTTACAAGTCAGCTTCTATTGGAACCGCTTACCTAAAAATAGCTCAACGCTTCCGCCACTGCCACGGCGGCACCGGCTGCGGATCAACCCACAGGCCTTTTCGAGCCTCTCGCGCTTCGTTCTCTAACCCTTCGAGCACCGTATTTCCTGGTGCATATTTCCGATACCACCAGCACCAGCCCTCTTTGACTAGCTCCTGGTTGACGTTCGTTCCATCGGCTAGGAGCACATTTCCAATGGTGCGCCCATACTTGTCTTCCTCGAACGTGTGCAGCGTGACCTCTTTGCTGAACACGAGGGCTGAGGCGGCCTGCTTAGCCTTCTGCCCGTAGGATTGGCTTTTCTCAGGGCAGTCGATGCCATTGAGTCGGATACGTTCAGCTTTACCGTTATGCAGAACGTCAATCGTATCACCGTCAATCACCCCGACCACTTGGCCAGAATACACCCCTGCTAATACAGGCACCGCAAGCAGAACGGTAAAAAGAGCCACGAGAAGAAAGCGCATAGACCGCATGCTAGCAGGCTTCCTCTCCCCTGACGAGAGGCTCACGGTCTGGGGGCAAATCGGATGAGCATGCGGAAGACGACAAACTCCGACGGGTTTACAGGTGCCATGCCGACCTCACAGATCAGAAATCCGCTGTCGAGATCGGTCTGTGTTGTGGTGGTGTGATCGCAACGGAGAAACAAAGCTTCTTGTACGGACCGTCCCTTGAGAAAATCCTTCGCCCAGCGCATCACAAGATGCCCGCGCAAGGTCGCTATGAGCTGCGCTCGGGTCTCGAGCGAATTCTCCTCATAGACCAACCCGACGAGCTCACATTCACAGATTTGCTCCAGCAAGGCCCGGACCAGTTCTCGCATGACGGCGGGCATATCCGGAGCACCAGGATCAATCTCGTCGACATAAATGCCGGGGGCTACGGGGGCAATCGTTGGGACGGTCGAAGTGTTCGATATGGTGGGTTCTCCTTGTGTGAGGTGAGGTGTGATGCGTACAAGGATCTCAGCAACACGCGTGCCGAATGCGCTAAGGGCCGTCACAATGGAGATTCATTCAGATTGCGTAGAGATGAGCAGCTGAATTAGCTGTGCGGGCGTATCGATCTCGATACGGCAACGTATAACAATGATACAGGATGGCTGTTATGCTACGCCCTGTCCTTGACACTTCCTCACGGACGGCCTAGGCTTCGACGTACAACAAGATGTGCGGACGCTTTACCCAAACGGCCTCGCCAGCGGTGATCGCTCAACAGTTTGGCGTCGCGAGTCCTCCCCTGTTCACTGCTCGTTACAACATTGCTCCCTCTCAACCGGTGGCCGCGATCCGGATCGAGCCGGGGACAACCACCCGTCAGCTGGTGCTGTTGCGCTGGGGGCTGATTCCGTCTTGGGCCAAAGACCCGAAAATCGGGCAGCAGTGCATAAATGCCAAAGCCGAGTCCGTGACGGAGAAACCCTCCTTTCGTGCCGCGTTCAAGACCCGACGCTGTCTTGTCATTGCGACGGGATTCTATGAGTGGCAGGTCCAGGGACTGAGAAAGCAGCCAATGTGGATCGGCATGAAGAGTCACCGTCCCTTTGCCTTTGCCGGCTTGTGGGAACACTGGCATCCCCCGGAAGGCGCGGACATCGAATCGTGTACGATCCTCACGACGGAACCGAACGAGTTGCTGCGACCGATCCACAATCGGATGCCGGTCATTCTGGCGCCATCAGCCTACGACCAGTGGCTCGACCCAACCGTCCATCAGGCAGACTCCCTGAAAGCCTTGCTCCGTCCCTATCCGACTGAGGAGCTCACGGTCTACCCGGTCAGTACGCTTGTCAATAACCCGCGACATGATGCCCCGGACTGCCTTGAGTCTGTCTCGGTTTAGGCCTACACTAGGCAAGGCCAATCTGGTGAGGATCTTCGATGCCGATGAATGTGGATGCCATTTACGCCCCTGATCTCTCGACGCGGTATGCCCTCCCCGTCTTTCTTGGTCGGCTGCCCGCAGGCTTTCCCTCTCCGGCTGACGACTATATCGAGGGGAAGCTCGATCTAAATCGGCACCTCATCAAGCACCCGGCCGCCACGTTCTTTGTGCGCGTGACCGGCGACTCGATGTTGGAGGCCGGGATTCATTCTCGTGACATCCTGATCGTAGATCGTTCCCTAGAAGCCATTGACGGAAACGTGATCGTGGCGGCTCTGGACGGAGAATTGACGGTCAAACGTCTCTATAAGCGGAACAATATCCTACGCCTTCTCCCAGCCAACAAGAATTATCAGCCCATCGAGATTCAGGCCCAACAGTCCTTTGAGATTTGGGGTGTCGTCACCAACGTCATCCACGCGCTCTGAGCGGTCCCATGCCTCCCATCTTTGCCCTCGTCGATTGCAATAACTTCTATGCCTCCTGCGAGCGGGTGTTTAACCCAAAGCTGGATGGTAAACCTATTGTCGTCTTGTCCAACAATGACGGCTGTGTGGTGGCTCGCTCCAATGAAGCCAAGGCGCTTGGCATTGCGATGGGTGTGCCAGAGTTTCAGATTCGCCCGCTCCTGCGTGCCCATCAGGTGCAGGTGTTTTCCTCGAACTACACCCTGTATGGGGATATGTCTCAGCGGGTCATGGAAACCTTGGAACAGTTCTGCCCGGATCTCGAAATCTACTCGATTGATGAAGCCTTCCTGAGTCTGTCCGGGTTCACCTCTAGGAACTTCACGAAGTACGGCCGTACCATTCGGACCACGGTGAAGCGCTGGACCGGCCTTCCGGTGTCGGTCGGCATCGCGGAGACCAAGACCCTCGCCAAGATCGCCAACCGTGTGGCAAAACGCACACCAGATACGAACGGGGTGTTCGATCTACTGGCCTGTCCCGATCGAGACGCCTTGCTAGGCCGAGTGCCGATTGAGGATGTCTGGGGGATCGGGCGAAACCTGATCAGGCTTCTGAATCAGCATGGCATCATGACGGCGCTCCAACTCCGCGAGGCTGATGACCAGTGGATCAGAAAGCATCTGGGCATCGTGGGACTTCGTTTGGTGATGGAGTTACGTGGAATCTCCTGCTTAGACCTGGAAGAGTGTCCCGCTCCGAAGCAGAGCCTGACATGCTCACGGGCGTTTGGGCAGCTCATCAGTACCCTAGTCGACATGGAAGAGGCGGTCTCGTCCTATACGTCACGTGTGGCGGAGAAGTTGAGACACGAACGACTGGCCGCGACCGTGGTAACGGTGTGTCTTACGACGAACGAATTCAAAGAAGGTCCACAGTACAGCAACACACTGACACTGAAGCTGCCGATTGCGACCGACTCTACCTCCGACCTCATCAAGTCAGCGCTTCAGGGAATCCGCACCATCTATCGAGAGGGGTATCGCTACAAGAAAGCGGGGGTGACCCTGACAGGCCTGGTCTCTGCCAGTCAGGCACAGGCCGATCTGTTCGACTCTCAAGACAGGAGAAAGTCCCAGCGGCTGATGTCCGCACTCGATGCGGTCAATGATCGGTGGGGCGCCGGCACCCTCCATTATGCTTCCAGCGGTATTCACAAAGCCTGGAAGACGCAGTTTCAGCACCGTTCGCCGGCCTATACGACGGATTGGACTGCGTTGCCAATCGTGACGGCCTAGTACATCAATGCAACTAATCTCCCGTTCGGCTCTTGCGTCGTAGTTTGTAACCCTCCTAGAATGGGCTTTCTTGCGAGGCCCCTATGCCGTTCTCGATTCGCCCCTACCGTCGCTTTCCTGCGCAATCTTCCGTCACATACAACGCAGGCTCATTTCAGGGGCAAGGCACCGTCTGGAATCTTTCACTCAGCGGATTGCGTCTTTCTGGTGATCTCCCCATGCGGCCAGGGGAAACGCTTTCGCTGACAGTCACCCTCCCGAATGAGCAACGCATCGAGATTCCTGAAGCCGTGGTCCGATGGTCGAGAGGAGAGGAATTTGCCGCCGAAACTCGGTTGATTGAGCCGCACACCCAGGCGCGTCTGGAGCATTACGTGAAACGATTAGTGCAGGAGCCCGGGAAGAGGTTCCCATGAGCGAACAACGTCCCAAACGCGAGGCCATGTCCCTTGAAGAAGCGACCGTCTCTAACATGTGGGAGATTGCTGCGATTGTAGAAGTACTGGAACGGAAAGGCCTCTGCACGAAGCAAGACCTCTACGACATCATCACCGAGTTTCGGAAGAAGAATACTCGCGCCCGCATTCCTGAAACCGCCTTCCCTGAGCCATATTTGCTCATCGAAACTGAAAACAAGATCATCGACGATATTCTCGCCTTGCTCAACAACAACGGGCTGACCTCGCACCAGTCACTTAACTTGCTGGAACGGTTGGGGCGGATCATTGAGTTGGGACAACAATTGCCAAAGGGCACGACTCACTAACAAGGAGACTGCGATGAGATCACAATTCATGAAGTGGACACTCCGTGTAGGACTGGGCACCGTGCTCCTGCTCGCGCTCCCCCTCTTCCCCCTTGGTGTGATAAATTCTCCGGTGGGCCACGCAGCTGAGAAAGGCGAGCCCCTCGACATCAACACGGCCACCGTCGACCAACTCAAAGCGCTTCCTGGAATCGGAGACGCCTACTCCGAAAAGATCATCAAGGGTCGGCCGTATCAAAGGAAGGATGAGCTCGCGCAGAAGAAGATTATCCCACGGGCGACCTATGAAGGGATCAAGTACAAGATTGTGGCAAAGCAGAAGTAGGCCAGGACATTCCAAGACCGAAAGCCACCCTCGGTCTCATAACCGGCAAAGAATCCGGGTACGATGAGGTTATTATTGTGCATACGCTGCGGCTTCTGTTTGGAACTATTGGTCTAGTTCTCGTTGTGGGATGCGCCCCGCGCATTCACTGCTCAGAGTTGCTGTCCCCACAGTTTGGTGGCGAGGGCACCCTTCCCCCTTCACAGGTCGTCATTTTTCACGGTTGCCATGACGGCGACACATGCACGTTCACGCTCCCCACTGTTCCACCTCCCTTTGGTAACCGCATTCCAGTTCGGCTGGCTGGTATCGATACACCCGAGATGCATGGTAAGTGTGACCGTGAAAAGATCATGGCCCGGCAGGCGAAAGCTGTGACGGAAGGAATGTTAAACGAGGCCAAACAGATCGAATTGGTGGACCTCCGCCGGGATAAATATTTTAGAGTCCTGGCTGGGATCAGAACTGATGGCCGCGATGTGGCTCGCCAGCTGATTGAGGCCGGATTGGCAGTGCCCTATGACGGTGGGACGAAGACTGCAAACTGGTGTCAGCATTGAGAGTGGGCTGCAAGGATATAAGCATCGTGGGCTCGACGGAATGCCTTGAGAACTGAATGATGCAGAAAGACCGAAACCTGTTGTCTCTAGGGCTCTAGAGTTTTAAAATCTCGCCCCTACCCCGACGCCTCGCTCCTCTGGTTCGTCACCGCCTGGTGGCTTCGGTGAAGCCAGGCTGCCACTTACCATACTGTCCGAATTTCCGGAGCCCCCTCACACCCAATCTAACCCTCAAGCTTATCCCCAAACCATCCGATGAGACCCCAACTGGTCTGGACTTTCACACAGGCCCCACGAAGACATCGGGCCAGCACTCTCAGAATCAGTAATGCTAGACGCCGCCAACACAAGTTCCTTTTCCACCCACTACACAAGGACCCTCTCATGTCGAGCCGCCACACCTCAGTCCACGACTACATCAAGCGACTCGAACAGCATTTCAATACCCTGATGCGGTGGGTGTCTGACGAACAATGGACCGTGGAACAAGCGTCCATGGCGATGCTGCTCATCCAAACCGTCCTCTGCATGGACCGTGCGAGTGGCCAGC
Above is a genomic segment from Nitrospira defluvii containing:
- a CDS encoding FAD-dependent oxidoreductase, which produces MAVAKTARVVGTDRLGPDTLLLDLCAAEPVGFVGGQYLILDSRIVLPSGKAVKRAYSFLTGDAEQRNFQLAVKRIPDGPGSAFVHGLTAGTDISFSGPWGKFVPREGASGRTLILATDTGITAALGFLRATRFAPLLPQALLIWLRASAEYFLPDEFVQQQVPAACGEVRIAAIPAVGHHDRIPQARAILREVLVRGDIAQVFIAGDGAVNQVLSDDAMAAGVAVGKEQVESFFNMPKKSV
- a CDS encoding DUF3209 family protein; amino-acid sequence: MACHEIAGLRLGLMEVLGVKNEAERQHELAELGTGADQPGPIRSMCGAKDLASLKQYYESAVSALEQRVAATRPDDPKLPYLRTLIVLTKKVELDLTHQIEGLMHLYRDLDEMHDFVHEIYPAE
- a CDS encoding CbiX/SirB N-terminal domain-containing protein codes for the protein MSTGLLIVGHGSRDPNANVEFEALVTAYRAGRPDLHVAHGYVELARPSLAAALRELAQRADSVVVLPLFLFAAGHVKNDIPLALSQARQEHPSVQFIVAHALGIHPNLVELAFERARAALEGARESAKTAVVVVGRGSSDPDANGDFCKVVRLLAEGRDLGWVVPCFIGVTRPLFEETVELVARARPERIVVAPYFLFGGRLITKIREQVDSFQARYPWIKTELAPHLGIDDRLLRLMDERLAEATAGERPLPCDTCQYRVPVSAVTGQVGGLKALLWSLRHGFTHAQAMPHVHAHRPLAKHVLVCGNVDCADGGSIPLIATLRRLLKDAGRDQDIRVTKTSCMGRCGEGPTVAVYPDGIWYRAVKETDAKELVDEHLLGDRLVSRLVDNIMQ
- a CDS encoding XRE family transcriptional regulator, with protein sequence MLKQILDSAKLDLQTSAELLGVSPKIFQEWVAGNRSIPDSMVSRLSTVLGVSPLTLRSTRSEQRQQGDVAPAIWFKFRGNGLTDVDREYVLLIRHLGYYFDQLEQATDSRATGWQLIFENIRRETDLQAPPREQGRQAARIFRQLSGLDKGKTGIGEAFRGNLRNRGVLIIESPMPESSVEGCCFYLGATSLERPCLFSNSYKRTWFRGNHILLHELAHAIFDAYTDGASIDLFPLQNQEAQSSLSEERAQAFAQESLAPRDVLIHMSSTLGLNLHALTPKQLATLIAKTHTEQKTVISAALSNDLISPEEAEQYARFDIASDLSELSVRALTTEQFLKRHDSKKDEWRDRRNTTIYSRTLRLPANYIKRVVEATVAGQISPSKAAEFLMIDESTFYSRFGSQMPEYVE
- a CDS encoding thermonuclease family protein, translating into MRFLLVALFTVLLAVPVLAGVYSGQVVGVIDGDTIDVLHNGKAERIRLNGIDCPEKSQSYGQKAKQAASALVFSKEVTLHTFEEDKYGRTIGNVLLADGTNVNQELVKEGWCWWYRKYAPGNTVLEGLENEAREARKGLWVDPQPVPPWQWRKR
- a CDS encoding SOS response-associated peptidase is translated as MCGRFTQTASPAVIAQQFGVASPPLFTARYNIAPSQPVAAIRIEPGTTTRQLVLLRWGLIPSWAKDPKIGQQCINAKAESVTEKPSFRAAFKTRRCLVIATGFYEWQVQGLRKQPMWIGMKSHRPFAFAGLWEHWHPPEGADIESCTILTTEPNELLRPIHNRMPVILAPSAYDQWLDPTVHQADSLKALLRPYPTEELTVYPVSTLVNNPRHDAPDCLESVSV
- a CDS encoding LexA family protein, with translation MPMNVDAIYAPDLSTRYALPVFLGRLPAGFPSPADDYIEGKLDLNRHLIKHPAATFFVRVTGDSMLEAGIHSRDILIVDRSLEAIDGNVIVAALDGELTVKRLYKRNNILRLLPANKNYQPIEIQAQQSFEIWGVVTNVIHAL
- a CDS encoding Y-family DNA polymerase, giving the protein MPPIFALVDCNNFYASCERVFNPKLDGKPIVVLSNNDGCVVARSNEAKALGIAMGVPEFQIRPLLRAHQVQVFSSNYTLYGDMSQRVMETLEQFCPDLEIYSIDEAFLSLSGFTSRNFTKYGRTIRTTVKRWTGLPVSVGIAETKTLAKIANRVAKRTPDTNGVFDLLACPDRDALLGRVPIEDVWGIGRNLIRLLNQHGIMTALQLREADDQWIRKHLGIVGLRLVMELRGISCLDLEECPAPKQSLTCSRAFGQLISTLVDMEEAVSSYTSRVAEKLRHERLAATVVTVCLTTNEFKEGPQYSNTLTLKLPIATDSTSDLIKSALQGIRTIYREGYRYKKAGVTLTGLVSASQAQADLFDSQDRRKSQRLMSALDAVNDRWGAGTLHYASSGIHKAWKTQFQHRSPAYTTDWTALPIVTA
- a CDS encoding PilZ domain-containing protein translates to MPFSIRPYRRFPAQSSVTYNAGSFQGQGTVWNLSLSGLRLSGDLPMRPGETLSLTVTLPNEQRIEIPEAVVRWSRGEEFAAETRLIEPHTQARLEHYVKRLVQEPGKRFP
- a CDS encoding ComEA family DNA-binding protein, with translation MRSQFMKWTLRVGLGTVLLLALPLFPLGVINSPVGHAAEKGEPLDINTATVDQLKALPGIGDAYSEKIIKGRPYQRKDELAQKKIIPRATYEGIKYKIVAKQK
- a CDS encoding thermonuclease family protein yields the protein MGCAPRIHCSELLSPQFGGEGTLPPSQVVIFHGCHDGDTCTFTLPTVPPPFGNRIPVRLAGIDTPEMHGKCDREKIMARQAKAVTEGMLNEAKQIELVDLRRDKYFRVLAGIRTDGRDVARQLIEAGLAVPYDGGTKTANWCQH